The proteins below come from a single Beutenbergia cavernae DSM 12333 genomic window:
- the murQ gene encoding N-acetylmuramic acid 6-phosphate etherase translates to MDEATTNGVVDLSGLATEAIDPRYGHLDELSTTDIVLAMNEAEQSVPAAVRAVAPAIAGAIDAIAERMSRGGRLFYVGAGTPGRLGVLDASECPPTFHTDPELVQAIIAGGPSAVFRSVEGAEDRADDGAAAIAERGVTADDSVVGITASGRTPYVLGAVEEAGRRGALTVGLCCNPHAALSSLVAHPLEVVVGPEVLAGSTRLKAGSAQKQVLNAISTTVMVRLGKTYGNLMVDVTASNAKLRARALRLVQRITGADQADAAAALAAADHRVPQASVMLARGVDAAEADRLVTAAGGRLADILHRA, encoded by the coding sequence ATGGACGAGGCAACGACGAACGGCGTCGTCGACCTGTCCGGCCTGGCCACCGAGGCCATCGATCCTCGGTACGGCCACCTCGACGAGCTGAGCACAACCGACATCGTGCTCGCGATGAACGAGGCCGAGCAGTCGGTGCCGGCGGCGGTGCGCGCGGTCGCGCCCGCGATCGCCGGCGCGATCGACGCGATCGCGGAGCGCATGTCCCGCGGCGGGCGCCTGTTCTACGTCGGAGCCGGCACGCCCGGGCGACTCGGGGTGCTGGACGCCTCCGAGTGCCCGCCCACGTTCCACACCGACCCGGAGCTCGTGCAGGCGATCATCGCGGGCGGCCCGTCGGCGGTGTTCCGGTCCGTCGAGGGCGCGGAGGACCGTGCCGACGACGGCGCCGCGGCCATCGCCGAGCGCGGCGTCACCGCCGACGACTCGGTCGTCGGGATCACCGCGAGCGGCCGCACGCCGTACGTGCTCGGCGCCGTCGAGGAGGCCGGGCGGCGCGGCGCGCTCACGGTCGGACTCTGCTGCAACCCGCACGCCGCGCTGAGCAGCCTGGTCGCGCACCCGCTGGAGGTCGTCGTCGGGCCCGAGGTCCTCGCCGGGAGCACGCGGCTGAAGGCCGGGAGCGCGCAGAAGCAGGTGCTCAACGCGATCTCGACCACGGTCATGGTGCGGCTCGGCAAGACGTACGGGAACCTCATGGTCGACGTCACGGCGTCGAACGCGAAGCTGCGCGCCCGCGCCCTGCGGCTCGTGCAGCGCATCACCGGAGCGGACCAGGCCGACGCCGCGGCGGCGCTCGCGGCCGCCGACCACCGCGTGCCGCAGGCGTCGGTCATGCTCGCGCGGGGCGTCGACGCCGCCGAGGCCGACCGCCTGGTCACGGCGGCCGGGGGGCGCCTCGCGGACATCCTGCACCGGGCATGA
- a CDS encoding N-acetylglucosamine kinase, whose amino-acid sequence MRLLLGVDVGGTSVSALAVMALPGAPATISVGRGPGANINSGGGARDVRASLHTAVAEAVRPLALDDAARQGVSAVVGASGAAAAGRDRIVAVVSDVWTELGLPTDAGSLDVSTDLEIAFAAGSGDDADGVLLLAGTGAVAARVRSGHVVRRRDGMGWLLGDVGSGLWLALEAVRASAAELDARGPRTALTPIVLHALGIDAGPDTGADPRQALVAAAYAGPVAALGRLAPLVSQAADDGDAVAGAIVARAVAALVSDAVAMAAGDQDDVPCVVLAGSVLTSVGPVSRGVRAGLGHRLPRVAVRAATAPVLGALHLAERRADVSLDPLDVERAAATVALP is encoded by the coding sequence GTGAGACTGCTGCTCGGCGTGGACGTCGGCGGGACGTCGGTGTCGGCGCTCGCCGTCATGGCCCTTCCGGGTGCACCCGCGACGATCTCGGTCGGCCGCGGCCCCGGCGCGAACATCAACTCCGGCGGAGGCGCCCGGGACGTGCGCGCCTCCCTGCACACCGCCGTCGCCGAGGCCGTGCGCCCGCTCGCGCTCGACGACGCCGCCCGTCAGGGGGTGAGCGCCGTCGTCGGCGCCTCCGGGGCCGCGGCGGCAGGGCGCGACCGCATCGTGGCCGTCGTGTCCGACGTCTGGACGGAGCTCGGCCTCCCCACGGACGCCGGCTCGCTCGACGTCTCCACGGATCTCGAGATCGCGTTCGCCGCCGGGTCCGGCGACGACGCCGACGGCGTCCTTCTCCTCGCCGGCACCGGCGCCGTGGCCGCGCGCGTGCGATCGGGCCACGTCGTGCGGCGGCGCGACGGCATGGGCTGGCTGCTCGGCGACGTCGGCTCGGGCTTGTGGCTCGCGCTGGAGGCGGTGCGCGCGAGTGCCGCCGAGCTCGACGCGCGCGGCCCCCGCACCGCGCTCACCCCGATCGTGCTCCACGCGCTCGGGATCGACGCCGGCCCGGACACGGGCGCGGACCCCCGCCAGGCGCTGGTCGCCGCGGCGTACGCCGGACCGGTGGCGGCCCTCGGGCGGCTCGCGCCGCTGGTCTCGCAGGCCGCCGACGACGGCGACGCGGTCGCTGGTGCAATCGTCGCCCGGGCCGTCGCGGCGCTGGTGAGCGACGCCGTCGCGATGGCCGCCGGCGACCAGGACGACGTACCGTGCGTGGTGCTGGCGGGCTCCGTCCTGACCTCGGTCGGGCCCGTCTCGCGCGGGGTGAGGGCAGGGCTCGGCCACCGCCTGCCGCGCGTGGCGGTGCGCGCCGCGACGGCGCCCGTGCTCGGGGCACTGCACCTCGCCGAGCGGCGTGCCGACGTCAGCCTGGATCCGCTCGACGTGGAGCGCGCCGCCGCCACTGTCGCTCTGCCCTGA
- the pgm gene encoding phosphoglucomutase (alpha-D-glucose-1,6-bisphosphate-dependent) — MHPRAGQPAQPEDLIDVAQVVGAYYDRVPDPDDPAQQVVFGTSGHRGSSLDGAFTETHIAAITAAIVEYRRSQGTDGPLYIGRDTHALSEPAWRTALEVLAAAEVDVRIDARGSWTPTPAVSHSILRHNGAGSLAGVRTQGPELADGIVVTPSHNPPRDGGFKYNPPDGGPAGSEATSWIARRANELVRSGLAAIARVPFERAVAAPTTARHDYLLTYVDDLDAVVDLDRIREAGVRIGADPLGGASVEYWAAIAERHRLDLTVVNPEVDPRWAFMTLDWDGKIRMDCSSPSAMASLVRTMTPDAGGKVPYDVATGNDADADRHGIVTPDGGLMNPNHYLAVAIDYLFRSREGWPAAAGVGKTLVSSALIDRVARALSRRLVEVPVGFKWFVPGLLDGAVAFGGEESAGASFLRTDGSVWTTDKDGILLALLAAEITAATGASPSAYHARLAEQHGESWYARVDAPATREQKARLGALAPEDVTATELAGEPIAERLVTAPGNGAPIGGLKVTTASAWFAARPSGTEDVYKIYAESFAGPEHLAQVQDAAREVVDAALA, encoded by the coding sequence ATGCACCCGCGCGCCGGTCAGCCCGCCCAGCCCGAGGACCTCATCGACGTCGCGCAGGTCGTGGGCGCGTACTACGACCGGGTGCCCGACCCCGACGATCCCGCTCAGCAGGTCGTGTTCGGCACGTCCGGGCACCGCGGGTCGAGCCTCGACGGCGCCTTCACCGAGACGCACATCGCCGCGATCACGGCGGCGATCGTGGAGTACCGCCGCTCGCAGGGGACCGACGGCCCGCTGTACATCGGGCGCGACACGCACGCCCTGTCCGAGCCGGCGTGGCGCACGGCGCTCGAGGTGCTCGCCGCGGCCGAGGTGGACGTCCGGATCGACGCCCGCGGCTCCTGGACTCCCACCCCCGCCGTCTCCCACTCGATCCTGCGGCACAACGGCGCCGGGTCGCTGGCCGGCGTCCGCACGCAGGGGCCGGAGCTCGCCGACGGGATCGTCGTGACGCCGTCGCACAACCCCCCGCGCGACGGCGGCTTCAAGTACAACCCGCCGGACGGCGGCCCCGCGGGCTCCGAGGCGACGTCCTGGATCGCGCGGCGGGCGAACGAGCTCGTGCGCTCCGGGCTCGCCGCGATCGCCCGGGTGCCGTTCGAGCGGGCCGTCGCGGCGCCCACGACCGCACGCCACGACTACCTGCTCACCTATGTGGACGACCTCGACGCCGTCGTCGACCTGGACCGCATCCGCGAGGCCGGCGTGCGCATCGGCGCCGACCCGCTCGGCGGCGCGAGCGTCGAGTACTGGGCAGCGATCGCGGAGCGGCACCGGCTCGACCTCACCGTGGTCAACCCGGAGGTCGACCCGCGCTGGGCGTTCATGACGCTCGACTGGGACGGCAAGATCCGGATGGACTGCTCCTCGCCGTCGGCCATGGCCTCCCTCGTGCGGACCATGACACCGGACGCCGGCGGGAAGGTCCCGTACGACGTGGCCACCGGGAACGACGCCGACGCCGACCGGCACGGGATCGTCACGCCCGACGGCGGGCTCATGAACCCGAACCACTACCTCGCCGTCGCGATCGACTACCTCTTCCGGTCCCGCGAGGGGTGGCCGGCCGCGGCGGGCGTCGGGAAGACGCTCGTGTCGTCGGCGCTCATCGACCGGGTGGCGCGCGCCCTCTCGCGTCGGCTGGTCGAGGTTCCGGTGGGCTTCAAGTGGTTCGTGCCGGGCCTGCTCGACGGCGCTGTCGCGTTCGGCGGGGAGGAGAGCGCCGGCGCGTCGTTCCTGCGCACCGACGGCTCCGTGTGGACCACCGACAAGGACGGGATCCTGCTCGCGCTCCTCGCCGCCGAGATCACGGCCGCGACGGGAGCGTCGCCGTCGGCGTACCACGCCCGCCTCGCCGAGCAGCACGGCGAGTCCTGGTACGCGCGCGTCGACGCACCGGCCACCCGCGAGCAGAAGGCGCGGCTCGGGGCGCTCGCGCCGGAGGACGTGACGGCGACGGAGCTGGCCGGCGAGCCGATCGCCGAGCGGCTCGTGACAGCGCCCGGGAACGGTGCGCCGATCGGCGGCCTGAAGGTGACGACGGCGAGTGCGTGGTTCGCGGCCCGGCCGTCCGGCACCGAGGACGTCTACAAGATCTACGCGGAGTCGTTCGCCGGCCCGGAGCACCTGGCGCAGGTGCAGGACGCCGCGCGCGAGGTGGTGGACGCCGCCCTCGCCTAA
- the trxA gene encoding thioredoxin gives MATRELTGETFESAVTDNDIVLVDFWATWCPPCKQFAPTYESASEQHTDIVFGKVDTDAEQDLSMQFGIRSIPTLMAFREQVLVFSQPGALPPAALEQVITAVKELDMDDVRAKIAEQETAQA, from the coding sequence ATGGCCACCCGCGAGCTGACCGGCGAGACGTTCGAGTCCGCGGTCACCGACAACGACATCGTCCTGGTCGACTTCTGGGCGACCTGGTGCCCGCCGTGCAAGCAGTTCGCGCCGACGTACGAGTCGGCGTCGGAGCAGCACACGGACATCGTGTTCGGCAAGGTCGACACCGACGCCGAGCAGGACCTGTCGATGCAGTTCGGCATCCGGTCGATCCCGACGCTGATGGCGTTCCGCGAGCAGGTGCTCGTGTTCTCGCAGCCCGGCGCTCTCCCGCCGGCCGCGCTCGAGCAGGTCATCACGGCCGTCAAGGAGCTCGACATGGACGACGTCCGCGCCAAGATCGCCGAGCAGGAGACCGCTCAGGCCTGA
- a CDS encoding pyruvate dehydrogenase, which translates to MARTVAEQLVENIVAAGVTRVYGIVGDSLNPIVDAIRRTKGIDWVHVRHEEVAAFAAAGEAEVTGALAVCAGSCGPGNLHLINGLYDANRSRVPVLAIASHIPSNQIGTGFFQETHPDRLFIECSVYSEMISSGTQAPRVISSAIHHALAGPGVAVLTIPGDVAEEEVPTSATPIVCRPVPPSVVPDQADVQTLADAINRAQKVTFFVGAGARGAHDEIIALADAAAAPVGHSLRGKEVIQYDNPFDVGMSGLLGYGSCFEAMHDADLLVLIGTDFPYDQFLPDDVPTAQIDINPANLGRRTRLDYAVVGDARETAAALLPLVTRKKKRAFLDKMLAKQDKLMSSVVGAYTRKVERTTPIHPEYAAVQLDEVAGPDAVFTVDTGMTNVWAARYITPNGRRRVIGSFIHGSMANAMPHAIGAAFADPTRQVIAMAGDGGLSMLLGDLITIRTYHLPVKVVVFNNSTLGMVKLEMLVEGLPAWATDSPPVDYAAVATALGIPAVRVEHPKDLRKALTGALHRRGPALVDMVTDPNALSIPPSITAKQVKGFATAMTKEVLGGGLGEVMAMARSNLRNIPRP; encoded by the coding sequence ATGGCCAGGACCGTCGCGGAACAGCTCGTCGAGAACATCGTCGCCGCCGGCGTGACGCGGGTCTACGGCATCGTCGGCGACAGTCTCAACCCGATCGTCGACGCCATCCGCCGCACGAAGGGCATCGACTGGGTGCACGTGCGCCACGAGGAGGTGGCCGCGTTCGCTGCCGCCGGAGAGGCCGAGGTCACGGGCGCCCTCGCGGTGTGCGCCGGGTCGTGCGGCCCCGGAAACCTGCACCTCATCAACGGCCTGTACGACGCGAACCGCTCCCGGGTGCCCGTTCTCGCCATCGCCTCGCACATCCCCAGCAACCAGATCGGCACCGGCTTCTTCCAGGAGACCCACCCCGATCGGCTCTTCATCGAGTGCTCCGTCTACTCCGAGATGATCTCGAGCGGGACGCAGGCACCGCGCGTCATCTCCTCGGCGATCCATCACGCCCTCGCCGGGCCGGGTGTCGCCGTCCTCACGATCCCCGGCGACGTCGCCGAGGAGGAGGTGCCGACGTCGGCCACCCCCATCGTGTGCCGCCCCGTCCCGCCGAGCGTCGTCCCCGACCAGGCCGACGTGCAGACGCTCGCGGACGCAATCAACCGCGCGCAGAAGGTGACGTTCTTCGTCGGCGCCGGCGCGCGGGGCGCCCACGACGAGATCATCGCGCTGGCCGACGCCGCGGCGGCGCCCGTCGGCCACTCCCTGCGCGGCAAGGAGGTCATCCAGTACGACAACCCGTTCGACGTCGGCATGTCCGGCCTGCTGGGGTACGGGTCGTGCTTCGAGGCGATGCACGACGCCGACCTCCTCGTGCTCATCGGGACCGACTTCCCGTACGACCAGTTCCTGCCCGACGACGTCCCGACCGCCCAGATCGACATCAACCCCGCGAACCTGGGCCGCCGCACGCGCCTGGACTACGCCGTCGTCGGGGATGCGAGGGAGACGGCCGCCGCCCTGCTCCCGCTCGTGACCCGCAAGAAGAAGCGCGCGTTCCTGGACAAGATGCTCGCGAAGCAGGACAAGCTCATGAGCTCGGTGGTGGGTGCGTACACGAGGAAGGTCGAGCGGACGACGCCGATCCACCCCGAGTACGCGGCCGTGCAGCTGGACGAGGTGGCCGGCCCAGACGCCGTCTTCACCGTCGACACCGGCATGACGAACGTCTGGGCGGCCCGCTACATCACGCCGAACGGGCGACGGCGCGTCATCGGCTCGTTCATCCACGGCTCGATGGCGAACGCGATGCCGCACGCCATCGGCGCCGCGTTCGCCGACCCGACGCGCCAGGTCATCGCGATGGCGGGCGACGGCGGGCTGTCGATGCTGCTCGGCGACCTCATCACCATCCGGACGTACCACCTGCCCGTGAAGGTCGTGGTGTTCAACAACTCGACCCTCGGGATGGTCAAGCTCGAGATGCTCGTGGAGGGTCTCCCGGCCTGGGCGACCGACTCACCGCCGGTCGACTACGCCGCCGTCGCGACGGCGCTCGGGATCCCGGCCGTGCGGGTGGAGCACCCCAAGGACCTGCGCAAGGCGCTCACCGGAGCCCTGCACCGGCGCGGCCCGGCGCTCGTGGACATGGTGACGGACCCGAACGCGCTCTCGATCCCGCCGTCGATCACCGCCAAGCAGGTGAAGGGCTTCGCGACGGCGATGACCAAGGAGGTGCTCGGCGGCGGGCTCGGCGAGGTCATGGCGATGGCGCGGTCCAACCTGCGCAACATCCCGCGGCCGTAG
- a CDS encoding gluconokinase: protein MPAPIPPDLQHVVVMGVAGSGKTTVAQGLAAGLGWTYAEADDFHPPANVAKMAAGTPLTDDDRAPWLQAIRDWMTEQHEAGRRTIVTCSALRRPYRDVLRQARGAVVFVHLRGSAATIAERMERRTDHFMPPSLLPSQFATLEPLADDEAGVVIDVDDTAAEIVARIERDLALAAR from the coding sequence GTGCCAGCGCCAATCCCGCCCGACCTCCAGCACGTCGTGGTCATGGGCGTCGCCGGGTCCGGGAAGACGACGGTCGCCCAGGGACTCGCCGCGGGCCTCGGCTGGACCTACGCCGAGGCCGACGACTTCCACCCTCCGGCGAACGTCGCGAAGATGGCGGCCGGCACTCCCTTGACGGACGACGACCGGGCGCCGTGGCTGCAGGCGATCCGGGACTGGATGACCGAGCAGCACGAGGCGGGACGTCGCACGATCGTCACGTGCTCCGCGCTGCGCCGGCCCTACCGGGACGTCCTGCGGCAGGCGCGCGGCGCCGTCGTCTTCGTCCACCTGCGCGGCTCTGCGGCCACGATCGCCGAGCGCATGGAGCGCCGCACGGACCACTTCATGCCGCCGTCGCTCCTGCCGTCACAGTTCGCGACGCTCGAGCCGCTGGCGGACGACGAGGCAGGGGTCGTCATCGACGTCGACGACACGGCTGCCGAGATCGTCGCGCGCATCGAACGCGACCTCGCGCTCGCGGCACGCTGA
- a CDS encoding DUF4333 domain-containing protein, whose amino-acid sequence MKIRTMGAALTAAAAAVVLAACSASANLTVSPDTVADLAEDALEEQVGERPEIDCGDEQIDLLNDVEVACELTDPASGNTYDATVTVSDVDGTDFRVNVQVADSPQG is encoded by the coding sequence GTGAAGATCCGAACGATGGGTGCCGCCCTGACCGCGGCTGCCGCTGCGGTCGTGCTGGCGGCGTGCTCGGCGAGTGCCAACCTGACCGTGTCGCCGGACACCGTGGCCGACCTCGCGGAGGATGCGCTCGAGGAACAGGTCGGCGAGCGGCCCGAGATCGACTGCGGCGACGAGCAGATCGACCTCCTGAACGACGTGGAGGTCGCGTGCGAGCTCACCGATCCCGCCTCGGGGAACACCTACGACGCGACGGTGACGGTCTCCGACGTCGACGGCACGGACTTCCGCGTGAACGTTCAGGTGGCCGACTCGCCGCAAGGCTGA
- a CDS encoding MFS transporter: MSEIGAMMRTVPNPYAQILRKPGALQFSSAGVLARFPMSMVGIGIVLMISELYDSYGLAGQVSAVYVVAQALCSPQLARLVDRHGQARVMRPALAVSMIGLVGLILAATSHAGAPLLFALAIVTGATIGSLGSLVRTRWNAVVTNPRELHTAYSLESALDEFVFVIGPVLATILATSVSPSAGLVVAIVAALVGGYWFLSLRKTEPAPSPPDAGTPRTSVLRDGAIVSICIVFVCIGAIFGATDVSVVAFAEEEGQKGLAGVILGICASGSLISGLLYGARHWRSSLWRRFAIGVVALALGVSLFFLVTSLWVLAAVMFVVGFSIAPTLVNGNALVQQIVPPARLTEGLTWIGTSLGVGVSFGSSIAGPIIDANGARAGFLVVVASAALALAAMGTALASRRRRDAVVPTIPDPAADPAS; encoded by the coding sequence ATGTCGGAGATCGGTGCGATGATGCGAACCGTGCCCAACCCGTACGCCCAGATCCTGAGGAAGCCGGGCGCCCTCCAGTTCTCCAGCGCCGGGGTGCTGGCTCGCTTCCCGATGTCGATGGTCGGCATCGGGATCGTGCTCATGATCTCGGAGCTGTACGACTCGTACGGGCTCGCCGGCCAGGTCTCCGCTGTGTACGTCGTCGCCCAGGCGCTCTGCTCTCCTCAGCTGGCCCGACTGGTCGACAGGCACGGCCAGGCGCGCGTCATGCGGCCCGCGCTCGCGGTGTCGATGATCGGGCTCGTCGGGCTCATCCTGGCCGCCACGTCCCACGCCGGAGCGCCGCTCCTGTTCGCGCTCGCGATCGTCACGGGCGCGACCATCGGCTCGCTCGGCTCGCTCGTCCGCACCCGCTGGAACGCCGTCGTCACCAACCCGCGCGAGCTGCACACGGCCTACTCCCTCGAGTCGGCGCTCGACGAGTTCGTCTTCGTCATCGGCCCCGTGCTCGCGACCATCCTCGCGACGAGCGTCTCGCCGTCGGCCGGGCTGGTCGTCGCGATCGTCGCCGCACTCGTCGGCGGGTACTGGTTCCTCAGCCTGCGCAAGACCGAGCCGGCCCCGTCGCCCCCGGACGCAGGAACGCCGCGGACGTCGGTGCTGCGCGACGGCGCGATCGTCTCGATCTGCATCGTGTTCGTCTGCATCGGCGCGATCTTCGGCGCGACGGACGTGTCGGTGGTCGCGTTCGCCGAGGAGGAGGGCCAGAAGGGCCTGGCGGGCGTCATCCTCGGGATCTGCGCGAGTGGCTCGCTCATCTCCGGCCTGCTGTACGGGGCGCGGCATTGGCGCTCGTCGCTGTGGCGGCGGTTCGCGATCGGCGTCGTCGCCCTCGCGCTCGGGGTCTCGCTGTTCTTCCTCGTGACCTCGCTCTGGGTGCTGGCCGCTGTCATGTTCGTGGTCGGGTTCTCGATCGCGCCGACTCTCGTCAACGGGAACGCGCTCGTCCAGCAGATCGTGCCGCCCGCACGCCTCACCGAGGGCCTCACGTGGATCGGCACGTCCCTGGGCGTCGGCGTCTCGTTCGGCTCGTCGATCGCCGGCCCGATCATCGACGCGAACGGTGCGCGCGCCGGGTTCCTCGTGGTCGTGGCGTCCGCCGCCCTGGCGCTCGCCGCCATGGGGACGGCGCTCGCGAGCCGGAGGCGGCGGGACGCCGTGGTCCCGACGATCCCCGACCCGGCCGCCGACCCGGCGTCCTGA
- a CDS encoding sialidase family protein, with translation MRRALRSIVLFALASLMLVTTASWSSAAPSEPPPPGGAENGTRLMEGPAFYPRTIRLAHAGADDGAIIASVVTFADGLGHGAIFRSDDDGRSFQRIGTVTDPATADGLCCATLFELPQQVGELPAGTLLWSASVGQQAPDRRMTLPVWASTDQGRTWSKVSTIATQPNTGGLWEPEFAVARDGSLVVYVSDESQQPTHSQTLVQATSPDGVHWSELENIVAARDPDLRPGMPLVRQLPNTTYLMSYEICGPGQECSQRTRRSLDGVHWGPETWLGVRVRTADGAHFRHAPTISWYDDGTRNGRLLAVGQMLYGADGTVQPGNGRTIFTSDLLPELPWGTGPAPLAIAEPWNNFCPNYSSSLLAMPERDELLELASGYDDVGECTTYFAVGDLPD, from the coding sequence GTGCGTCGTGCACTGCGTTCGATCGTCCTGTTCGCGCTCGCCTCGCTGATGCTGGTCACGACCGCCTCGTGGTCGTCGGCGGCACCGTCCGAGCCACCACCGCCGGGCGGTGCCGAGAACGGCACCCGCCTCATGGAGGGTCCGGCGTTCTACCCGCGCACGATCCGCCTCGCCCACGCCGGGGCGGACGACGGCGCGATCATCGCGAGCGTCGTCACGTTCGCCGACGGCCTCGGCCACGGCGCGATCTTCCGGAGCGACGACGACGGCCGCAGCTTCCAGCGCATCGGCACCGTCACCGACCCGGCCACGGCCGACGGGCTGTGCTGCGCCACCCTCTTCGAGCTCCCGCAGCAGGTCGGTGAGCTCCCGGCCGGAACCCTGCTCTGGTCGGCGTCGGTCGGCCAGCAGGCGCCGGACCGCAGGATGACGCTCCCGGTCTGGGCGAGCACGGACCAGGGCCGCACGTGGAGCAAGGTCTCGACGATCGCCACCCAGCCGAACACCGGCGGCCTGTGGGAGCCGGAGTTCGCAGTCGCCCGCGACGGGTCGCTCGTCGTCTACGTCTCCGACGAGAGCCAGCAGCCCACGCACAGCCAGACGCTCGTCCAGGCGACCTCACCCGACGGGGTGCACTGGTCCGAGCTAGAGAACATCGTGGCGGCGCGGGATCCCGACCTCCGGCCCGGCATGCCGCTCGTGAGGCAGCTGCCGAACACCACGTACCTCATGAGCTACGAGATCTGCGGGCCGGGCCAGGAGTGCAGCCAGCGGACGCGCCGCTCGCTCGACGGCGTCCACTGGGGTCCCGAGACCTGGCTCGGCGTCCGCGTCCGTACCGCCGACGGTGCGCACTTCCGGCATGCGCCGACGATCAGCTGGTACGACGACGGCACCCGCAACGGACGCCTGCTCGCCGTCGGCCAGATGCTCTACGGCGCGGACGGCACGGTGCAGCCCGGCAACGGTCGGACGATCTTCACGAGCGACCTGCTCCCGGAGCTCCCATGGGGCACCGGCCCGGCCCCGCTGGCCATCGCCGAGCCGTGGAACAACTTCTGCCCGAACTACTCCTCGAGCCTGCTGGCGATGCCGGAGCGTGACGAGCTGCTGGAGCTCGCGAGCGGCTACGACGACGTGGGGGAGTGCACGACGTACTTCGCCGTGGGGGACCTGCCGGACTGA